The DNA region AGGTCGAGGCGAGCGCGGCGATCGGCGCGGACTCGGTGGAATTGCACACGGGCGCCTACGCGAACGCCCGGGGCGCGGACGCGCAGAAGGAATTGCAGCGGCTCGCGAAATGCGCCGATTTGCTGCGGCGTTTCCCGGGAATGGCGCTCCACGCCGGGCACGGGCTCACGGTGCGCAACCTGCGACCCGTGGCGGAACTGCCCGGCCTGCGCGAGGTGAACATCGGTCACGATATCATTGCGCGGGCGCTATTCATCGGCCTGGAAGCGGCGGTGCAGGAAATCCTGGACGTACTGGAAATGTACGGCGAGGAAGACTGAGTTTTCTTCGCGGCCGCGCGCTCCGGCCCTGCGGAGTATGCCGCGGCGCGATGACAGCGTTTCTCTTGCTCGGGGATGCGCGCGGCGGTGGGCCGCGCCTTACACGGAAGGAGCGCGTTGATGAAATACAGGAACCGTTGCGCAGTTTTCATGCTGTTGGCGTTCAGCCTCCTTGGCCCCTGCGGCCTTGCCGGCGCGGAGGCGGCGGTCACCGGCGGGCTGGTCCGGTACCAGGTGCTGCAGTGCGATGCAGACGGAGTGGCCAGCGTCTCGTGTGAAGGCACGTGGTCAGGCCAGGGCGCGGTGGCCGTGCGCGGGCGCGTGGTGAAGGATGGAAGCCCCGTCTTCGACTGGAAACAGGCGGGCGATGCGGGCACGGGCGCGTGGAAAGGCGCGCTGACGGGAATCCCCGCGGGCGGGCCGTACACGGTCGAATGGAGCGTTGGCGAAGAAACGTGCGCGGTCAGCGATGTGCTTGCGGGCGACCTGTGGGTGCTGGCGGGGCAGTCGAACATGCAAGGCGTGGGCAATATGCTGGACGTGACGCCGCCTCATCCGCAGGTGCACATGCTCGCCATGAACAACGAGTGGCGGCCCGCGCAGGAGCCGCTTCACATCCTGGCGGAATCGCCGGACCCGGTGCACAGCCAGCCCAAGAGCGAGGAAGAGCGGAAAGCCGCCATTGAAGCCCACAAGAACGGGCCAAAGGGCGCGGGACTTGGGTTGCCCTTCGCGGTCGAGATGGTGAAACGCACGGGGCGGCCCGTCGGGCTGGTCTGCGTCGCGCATGGCGGAACGTCGATGGCCCAGTGGGATCCCGCGTTGAAGGACCAGGGCGGCAGTTCGCTCTACGGCTCGATGTACGAGCATTTCCAGCTGGCGGGCGGCAAGGTGCGCGGCGTGTTGTGGTACCAGGGCGAGTCTGACGCCAGCCCCGACGCGGCGCCGCTCTTCAAGCAGAAATTCATTGATTTCGTTGCGGCGGTCCGGAAGGATTTCGGCGACCCGAACCTGCCGTTCTACTATGTGCAGATCGGGCGGTTCATCAACCCCGCGCCGGCGTCGCAACAGTGGAACGCGGTGCAGGCGCTGCAACTGGAATGCGAGGGCCTGATCCCGAACAGCGGCCTCGTGGCGGCTATCGACCTGTCGCTGGACGACTTGATCCATGCGGGCACCGCCGGGCTGAAGAAACTGGGCGCGCGGCTGGCGAACCTCGCCGAACATGACCTGTACGGCGGGAAGGTGTTGCGCGGGCCGCGTCCGGGCGAGATCACGCGTCGCGAGACGCCCCACGGCAAGCAGCTCCTGGTCACGTTCAACGATGTGAACGGCGGTCTGACCGCGCCCGGCCGTCCCGCGGGCTTCTGCGTGACCGCGGGCCCTGAAGGGGCGCCCGTGCCGTTCTTCCTCAACGAAGAGGTGTCGCCCGAATCGCCCGACACGATGGTCCTGTGGTACTGGCACGACCTGCCGGAGAACGCGCAGCTTTGGTACGGCTGGGGTTTCGACCCGTACTGCAACATTGAGGACCAGGCGGGCATGGCCATGCCGGTCTTCGGTCCGGTGCCGATTCCGTGAGTGTTACTCAGACGTCCCGGCGACGGGCTCGGCCGCTTGCCGGACCGGGCCGGCCTTCTTGCGGCGGAAGAGTCCGAGCAGCGATTCCATGTACGTGTAGATGACGGGCGTGATATAGAGCGTGAGCAGCTGCGAGAGGATCAGGCCGCCCACAACCGCCATGCCGAGGGGCCGCCGCGCCTCGGAACCGGTGCCGACGCCCAGCGCGATGGGCAACGTGCCCATGAGCGCGGCCATGGTCGTCATCATGATGGGCCGGAAACGGATCAGGCACGCCTGGAAGATCGCGTCGCGGGGCGGCAGGTGCTCATTGCGCTGCGCTTCGAGCGCGAAGTCCACCATCATGATTGCGTTCTTTTTCACGATGCCGATCAGCATGATCACGCCGACGAGCGAGAACAGGTTGAGCTCCAGGCCGAACAACATCAGCGTCAGCAGCGCGCCCACGCCGGCCGCGGGCAATCCCGAGAGAATCGTTAAGGGATGGATGAAGCTCTCGTACAGAATGCCGAGAATGATGTACATGGTGAGGATCGCGGCGACGAGGAGGACGTTCATCCCGCCCATGGACGACTGGAATGCCTGCGCGGTGCCCTGAAAACTGGTGCTGATGGAGCCAGGCAATAACTCGCGCGCGATGCGGTTGACCTGCGCCACGGCCTCGCCGAGCGAGTAGCCCGGCGCGAGATTGAAGGATACGGTAACGGACGGCAGCTGGCCGAGGTGCGTGACGGTAAGCGGGCCCACGCCGCGCGCGATCGTTGCGACGGTGTTGAGTGGAACCAGTGTGCCTGTCCGGGACCGCACGTAGAGCAGGGAGAGCGCCTCTGGGGAGAGGCGGTATTCCGGTTTGAGTTCGAGCACGACGCGGTACTGGTCCTCGGGCGCGTAGATGGTCGAGATTTGCCGCGAGCCGTATGCGGTATAGAGCGTTTCCTCGATCTGTTGCGCGGAAACCCCGAGAGCGGACGCCTTGTCCCGGTTAATCTCAACACGTGCTTCGGGATTGGAAATCAGCAGGTCCGTGACCACGTCCAGGAGCCCCGGCAGCGCGCGCAGCCGCTCTTCGAGCAGCGGCGCGTAGTGATAGAGGTCCTCGAGACTCGGGCTTTGCAGCGTGAACTGATACTGGCTCTTGGTCGATTGCCCGCCGATATTGATGGTGGGCGTGTTCTGAACGAAGGTCCGGATACCGGGCACCTGGGCCACTTTCGCGCGCAATTCCCGAACGACTTCTTCGACGCCCGCGCGTTCCTCGCGCGGTTTCAGGCGGATGAACAGGCGTCCCGCGTTACCCGTCGACGTGGGGCCGCCCGACCCGACGGAAGACATGAAAGCGGCGATGTTCGGGTCCTGGCGGACGATTCCCGCCACCTTCGCCTGATGGGTCTTCATGTCTTCGAATGAAATGCCTTGCGCCGCTTCCGTCGAAGCCATGACCTGGCCGTAGTCCTCGTTCGGGACGAATCCCTTCGGCACGCGGAGGAACAGGTAGCCGGTCGCGACAAAGAGAAAGACGAGCATGGCCAGCGTCAGAAACCGGTGGCGCATGACCGGGCGCAACGTCCACTCGTACACGCGCAGCATGGCGTTGAAGCACCATTCGAGCGCATTGTAGAAGACGCCATGGTTTTCCTTGTGAAGCGGCTTGAGAAAACGGCTGCACAGCATGGGCGTCTGGGTAAGCGAAATGAACCCGGAGATCAGGATGGCCACGCTGATGGTTACGGCGAATTCGTTGAGCAGGCGGCCCATGATACCCGGCATGAACAACACCGGAATGAACACGGACACGAGGGACAGGGTCATGGACACGATGGTGAACCCGATCTCGCGCGAGCCGCGGTGGGCCGCGTCCATCGCTTTTTCGCCCTTTTCCATGTGCCGCACGATGTTCTCGATCATGACGATCGCGTCGTCCACGACGAAACCCGTCGCCAGAGTCAGCGCCATCAGCGACAAGTTGTCGATATTGAAATTGAGCAGGTACATGGCGCCGAAGGTGCCCACGATCGAGAGCACGAGTGCAAGCCCGGGGATGATCGTCGCGCGGATGTTTCGCAGAAACAGGAAGATGACGAGAATGACCAGGCAAGTGGTCAGCACGAGCGTGAACTTGACCTCGTCGACCGATTCGCGGATCGAGCCCGACCGGTCATAGAGAATGTCCAGGTTGATGGCCGCGGGGATCTGCGCGCGGAACGAGGGCAATAGTTCCTTGATCGCATCCACGACGGCGATCGTGTTCGTGCCTGGCTGGCGCTGCACCGCCAGGATGACGCCGCGCACGTCGCCGAACCACGCCGCCACTTTGTCGTTTTCGACGCTGTCGAAGACATGGGCCACGTCCGCCAGGCGCACGGGCGAGCCGTCGCGCCAGGCCACAATGAGCGGCTTGTAGTCTTCGGCCCGCAGGAGCTGGCCGCTGCTTTGCAGCGTGAATGCGTTCCGGTTGCCCTGCAGGTCGCCCACGGGCAGGTTCACGTTGCCGGACTGGATCGCGGCGGAGATTTCGTCCAGGCCGATTTGGCGCGCGGCAAGCGCGCGCGGGTCGGCTTGAACGCGCACGGCGTATTTCTGCGAGCCGTAGACCTGCACCTGGGCGACGCCGCTGATCATCGAGATGCGCTGGGCCAGGTTCGTCTCGGCATACTGGTTCACCATGGAGAGCGGCAGCACGGACGAACTCAGGGCAAGAAAGAGCACGGGCGAATCGGCGGGATTCACCTTGCGAAACGACGGCGGGCTGGTCATGTCGCGCGGCAGGTCGCGCGTGGCCAGGCTGATAGCCGATTGCACGTCCTGCGCGGCAGCGTCGATGTCGCGGTCGAGCGCGAATTGGAGGACGACGGTGGTGCGGCCGAGCGCGCTGGCCGAATTCATCGATTCCAGTCCCGAGATCGTCGAGAAGCGGCGCTCGAGCGGGGTGGCTACGGCCGAAGCCATCGTTTCCGGGCTGGCGCCCGGCAGGCTCGCCGAGACTTGGATAGTGGGGAAGTCGACGTTCGGCAGGTCGCTCACGGGCAGCGACCGGTAGCTGGCCACGCCCAGGATCAGGATGGCCGTCATGATCAGCGTGGTCATGACGGGGCGGCGTATGAATGGGCTGGAGACGCCCATTACGATTCGTCCTTCGTCTCGGCCTGATCGGCGACAATCCGCACTTTGAGGCCCGGCGCCGCGCGAAGCAGGCCATCGATGACCACCGTTTCGCCAGGTTGCAGGCCTTCTTCGACCACCGTGACCTGCTGCCAGGTGTCCCCCGCAACCACTGGACGCAATTCCACGGTCATATCGTCTTTTACGACGTAGGCGAACACGCCGCTTTGACCCATCTGGAGCGCTTCGGCAGGCGCGACAACGACGTTCTCCTGAACCGCGACCCGGAGTTCGACCGTTACGTACTGGCCGGGCCAGAGCCAGCCGTCCTTGTTCTCGAAGGTGGCCTTGACCCGAAACGTCCCCGTTGCCTGGTCAATTTCATTATCGATGAAGGTCAGTGTTCCGGTAACGGGGGTATCCTCCTGTTCGGGCACGACCGCGACCACTTCGAGCGGCCCCTTGGCCTCATGTTCCCGGATTGCGGGCAAGTGCCTCTCCGGCACGGTGAAGGTGACGTAAATCGGCTGCATCTGGGTCAGGATTACCATGGGATTGGCGTCGTTCGCGCGGACGAGGTTGCCGCGATGCAAGAGCAGGCTACCGGTGCGCGCCGTGATTGGGGCCCGGATCGTGCAGTATTCGAGTTCCAGTTTGGCCTGGTCGATTGCCGCCTTCGCACTCGCGATGGCCTCCGCCGCCGCACGGATGGCGGCGTCGTTCGCCGACACGGCCGCGCGCAGGGCCTCGGCATGGGTCCGGACGCGGTCGAATTCTTCCTGCGAGACCATGCCCTGCGCGTGCAGGGGCTCATCGCGCTTGAGTTCGGCCTGCGCGTTGGCCGCCTCGGCGAGGTTGCGGGCCTTGTTGGCGCGGGATTCCTCCAACTCCGCCTCCGCCTTGGACAGGTTGGCCTCTGTCTGCGCCAGCGCCGCCTCGAAGGGGCGCGGGTCAATCGTGAAGAGGACTTGCCCCTCCTGGACCACGTCGCCCTCTTCGAAATGCACCTCTTTCAATTCGCCGGAAACTTGGGCATTTACGTGAATGGTGGAATAGGCCTCGACATTGCCGAAGGTGGACAATTGAACGGGCACGTTCTGCATCGTTACCGTGCCGGCGCGGACGGGCGTCGCCTCGCGCTGGCCGGGCGCGCCGCCATTCTGGGCCTGCTGCCGGTTGCAGCCCTGTATGAGACACAGCGGCGCGACGCACAGCGCGACGCGCACGGTCACGCGCGCCCATGAGGCTATTCTACTCACGGTTGTTCTCCCGAGGCTTCGGCCCTGTCCTCCGCAAACCGGTCGAGCGCCACGCCGCGCCGTTCAAGAATGGTGCCCTCGGCGGCGTAGAGCGCGGTCAACGCCTGAATGTAGCGCACCTTGGCGGTGACTTCATCGACGCGCGCCTGAATGAAGTCGCGTTGCACGATGAGCAGGTCCAGATTCGTCGTTTTCCCGGCTGCGTTGCGCCCTTGCGCGACGCGCAGCTGTTCCGCGCGGCTCTTGAGCGCCTCTTGCGTCGCGCCGATGCGCTCCCACTGACGCCGCACCTCGATTGCAGCGTGGCGCACTTCCGCGGCGATGGCCTGCGCGATGTCGGCGACCAGGCGTTCCGCCTGGTCCGCGGAAAGGCGCGCCCGTTCGTGGCGGGCTTTCTCCGCGCGGTTCAGCAGCGGCGCCTGGAATTGCACGCCGACACGATACTCGTCGTATGCGGAGTCGCCCAGGCGCCGGGCGATACCGCTCGAACTCTCGCCGTAGCTGTTGTGCCCGTACTCCGCAAACAAATCGAGCCGCGGCAACAGCGCATTGCGCGTCTCGAGCAGGTCC from Candidatus Hydrogenedentota bacterium includes:
- a CDS encoding sialate O-acetylesterase: MKYRNRCAVFMLLAFSLLGPCGLAGAEAAVTGGLVRYQVLQCDADGVASVSCEGTWSGQGAVAVRGRVVKDGSPVFDWKQAGDAGTGAWKGALTGIPAGGPYTVEWSVGEETCAVSDVLAGDLWVLAGQSNMQGVGNMLDVTPPHPQVHMLAMNNEWRPAQEPLHILAESPDPVHSQPKSEEERKAAIEAHKNGPKGAGLGLPFAVEMVKRTGRPVGLVCVAHGGTSMAQWDPALKDQGGSSLYGSMYEHFQLAGGKVRGVLWYQGESDASPDAAPLFKQKFIDFVAAVRKDFGDPNLPFYYVQIGRFINPAPASQQWNAVQALQLECEGLIPNSGLVAAIDLSLDDLIHAGTAGLKKLGARLANLAEHDLYGGKVLRGPRPGEITRRETPHGKQLLVTFNDVNGGLTAPGRPAGFCVTAGPEGAPVPFFLNEEVSPESPDTMVLWYWHDLPENAQLWYGWGFDPYCNIEDQAGMAMPVFGPVPIP
- a CDS encoding efflux RND transporter permease subunit — protein: MGVSSPFIRRPVMTTLIMTAILILGVASYRSLPVSDLPNVDFPTIQVSASLPGASPETMASAVATPLERRFSTISGLESMNSASALGRTTVVLQFALDRDIDAAAQDVQSAISLATRDLPRDMTSPPSFRKVNPADSPVLFLALSSSVLPLSMVNQYAETNLAQRISMISGVAQVQVYGSQKYAVRVQADPRALAARQIGLDEISAAIQSGNVNLPVGDLQGNRNAFTLQSSGQLLRAEDYKPLIVAWRDGSPVRLADVAHVFDSVENDKVAAWFGDVRGVILAVQRQPGTNTIAVVDAIKELLPSFRAQIPAAINLDILYDRSGSIRESVDEVKFTLVLTTCLVILVIFLFLRNIRATIIPGLALVLSIVGTFGAMYLLNFNIDNLSLMALTLATGFVVDDAIVMIENIVRHMEKGEKAMDAAHRGSREIGFTIVSMTLSLVSVFIPVLFMPGIMGRLLNEFAVTISVAILISGFISLTQTPMLCSRFLKPLHKENHGVFYNALEWCFNAMLRVYEWTLRPVMRHRFLTLAMLVFLFVATGYLFLRVPKGFVPNEDYGQVMASTEAAQGISFEDMKTHQAKVAGIVRQDPNIAAFMSSVGSGGPTSTGNAGRLFIRLKPREERAGVEEVVRELRAKVAQVPGIRTFVQNTPTINIGGQSTKSQYQFTLQSPSLEDLYHYAPLLEERLRALPGLLDVVTDLLISNPEARVEINRDKASALGVSAQQIEETLYTAYGSRQISTIYAPEDQYRVVLELKPEYRLSPEALSLLYVRSRTGTLVPLNTVATIARGVGPLTVTHLGQLPSVTVSFNLAPGYSLGEAVAQVNRIARELLPGSISTSFQGTAQAFQSSMGGMNVLLVAAILTMYIILGILYESFIHPLTILSGLPAAGVGALLTLMLFGLELNLFSLVGVIMLIGIVKKNAIMMVDFALEAQRNEHLPPRDAIFQACLIRFRPIMMTTMAALMGTLPIALGVGTGSEARRPLGMAVVGGLILSQLLTLYITPVIYTYMESLLGLFRRKKAGPVRQAAEPVAGTSE
- a CDS encoding efflux RND transporter periplasmic adaptor subunit, whose product is MSRIASWARVTVRVALCVAPLCLIQGCNRQQAQNGGAPGQREATPVRAGTVTMQNVPVQLSTFGNVEAYSTIHVNAQVSGELKEVHFEEGDVVQEGQVLFTIDPRPFEAALAQTEANLSKAEAELEESRANKARNLAEAANAQAELKRDEPLHAQGMVSQEEFDRVRTHAEALRAAVSANDAAIRAAAEAIASAKAAIDQAKLELEYCTIRAPITARTGSLLLHRGNLVRANDANPMVILTQMQPIYVTFTVPERHLPAIREHEAKGPLEVVAVVPEQEDTPVTGTLTFIDNEIDQATGTFRVKATFENKDGWLWPGQYVTVELRVAVQENVVVAPAEALQMGQSGVFAYVVKDDMTVELRPVVAGDTWQQVTVVEEGLQPGETVVIDGLLRAAPGLKVRIVADQAETKDES